In Agrobacterium sp. RAC06, a single window of DNA contains:
- a CDS encoding quaternary amine ABC transporter ATP-binding protein encodes MASHDIEIRNLYKIFGPNGGAFIDQVKAGMSKSELNETHGHVLGLKDINIEMPGGGITVVMGLSGSGKSTLIRHINRLIEPTSGEVLYDGVDVCQMNPLELREFRRHKTAMVFQKFALLPHRTVLENTVYGLDIQGIPRSKSEEIGRRWIDRVGLSGFEGHYPNQLSGGMQQRVGLARALSNDADILLMDEAYSALDPLIRVDMQTVLLDLQQELKKTVVFITHDLDEALRLGDKIAILRDGEVIQQGSGQDIVLQPADDYISAFVKEVNRGRVIRLDTIMGPLTGTAEGLAMPGATVLEAAARTMTDARQSSAVVTNDGGTPIGRVDLQQIIAAMVTPKSHEDNQIAAE; translated from the coding sequence ATGGCTAGTCACGACATCGAAATCCGCAATCTCTACAAGATCTTCGGCCCCAATGGCGGTGCCTTCATCGACCAGGTGAAGGCCGGCATGTCGAAGTCGGAGCTTAATGAGACCCACGGACATGTGCTTGGCCTCAAGGATATCAACATCGAGATGCCCGGCGGCGGCATCACCGTCGTCATGGGCCTGTCGGGCTCCGGCAAGTCGACGCTGATCCGCCACATCAACCGGCTGATCGAGCCGACGTCGGGCGAAGTTCTCTATGACGGCGTCGACGTCTGTCAGATGAACCCGCTGGAGCTTAGAGAGTTTCGCCGCCACAAGACGGCGATGGTGTTCCAGAAATTCGCACTGCTGCCACACCGCACCGTGCTCGAAAACACCGTCTATGGTCTCGACATCCAGGGCATTCCACGCTCAAAGAGCGAGGAGATCGGTCGCCGCTGGATCGACCGCGTCGGGCTCTCGGGCTTCGAGGGGCATTATCCGAACCAACTCTCGGGTGGCATGCAGCAGCGTGTGGGGCTTGCCCGGGCGCTCTCCAACGATGCTGACATTCTGCTGATGGACGAAGCCTATTCGGCTCTCGATCCGCTCATCCGCGTCGATATGCAGACGGTTCTGCTCGATCTGCAGCAGGAATTGAAAAAGACTGTCGTCTTCATCACCCACGATCTCGACGAGGCGCTGCGTCTCGGTGACAAGATCGCGATCCTGAGGGATGGCGAGGTCATTCAGCAGGGTTCCGGCCAGGACATCGTGTTGCAGCCGGCCGACGACTACATCTCGGCCTTCGTCAAGGAAGTGAACCGCGGCCGTGTCATCCGTCTCGACACGATCATGGGGCCTCTGACCGGGACTGCCGAAGGTCTCGCGATGCCGGGCGCAACGGTCTTGGAGGCTGCAGCCCGCACCATGACGGATGCGCGGCAATCGAGCGCAGTGGTCACCAACGACGGCGGCACGCCAATCGGACGCGTCGATCTCCAGCAGATCATTGCCGCCATGGTCACGCCGAAGAGTCACGAAGACAACCAGATCGCCGCCGAATAG
- the bmt gene encoding betaine--homocysteine S-methyltransferase: MATPSNPLSELLAEKGVLLADGATGTNLFAQGLEAGEAPELWNEAQPEKIVKLHQDFVDAGADIILTNSFGGTRHRLKLHHAQDRVHELNKKAAEIARSVADKAPRKVIVAGSVGPTGELLIPLGAMSYEEAVAAFVEQMEGLKAGGADVAWIETMSSADEIRAAAEAAVKVGMPYTFTGSFDTAGKTMMGLHPKDIHGVAPDIGTGPLAVGANCGVGASDILQSLLDMTGANPEATVIVKGNCGIPEFRGTEIFYSGTPPLMADYARLARDAGAKIIGGCCGTSCDHLVAMRKALDDYTPGPRPTLDVIVDRIGPLRNKTADESGAQESSRRPRRRGN, encoded by the coding sequence ATGGCAACCCCTTCCAATCCGCTCTCCGAACTTCTGGCCGAAAAGGGCGTGTTGCTCGCCGACGGCGCGACCGGCACCAACCTCTTCGCTCAGGGCCTCGAGGCCGGTGAGGCGCCGGAACTCTGGAACGAGGCGCAGCCGGAAAAGATCGTCAAGCTGCATCAGGATTTCGTCGATGCCGGCGCCGACATCATCCTGACCAATTCCTTCGGCGGCACGCGCCATCGCCTGAAGCTGCACCATGCCCAGGACCGCGTTCATGAACTGAACAAGAAGGCCGCAGAGATCGCTCGTTCGGTTGCCGACAAGGCACCGCGCAAGGTGATCGTCGCCGGCTCTGTCGGCCCGACCGGCGAGTTGCTGATCCCACTCGGTGCGATGTCTTACGAGGAAGCTGTTGCTGCCTTTGTCGAGCAGATGGAAGGCCTGAAAGCGGGCGGTGCCGACGTTGCCTGGATCGAGACCATGTCCTCGGCGGACGAAATCCGCGCGGCTGCCGAGGCCGCCGTCAAGGTCGGCATGCCCTATACCTTTACCGGATCGTTCGACACGGCCGGCAAGACGATGATGGGTCTTCACCCGAAGGACATTCATGGTGTTGCGCCCGACATCGGGACCGGTCCGCTGGCTGTCGGCGCCAATTGTGGCGTCGGCGCCTCCGACATCCTGCAGAGCCTGCTCGACATGACCGGGGCCAATCCGGAGGCGACTGTCATCGTCAAGGGCAATTGCGGCATTCCGGAATTCAGGGGAACCGAGATCTTCTATTCGGGCACGCCGCCGCTGATGGCGGATTATGCACGCCTCGCCCGCGATGCCGGCGCGAAGATTATCGGTGGCTGCTGCGGGACGTCCTGCGATCATCTCGTCGCCATGCGCAAGGCGCTTGACGACTATACGCCCGGCCCGCGCCCGACGCTCGACGTCATCGTCGATCGCATCGGGCCGCTGCGCAACAAGACCGCAGACGAGAGCGGCGCGCAGGAAAGCAGCCGTCGCCCCCGCCGTCGCGGCAACTGA
- a CDS encoding VCBS repeat-containing protein: protein MTAGFVSAQDMSRLPDGEITRFGSYSAWLVGPTDIYRHAALGDAIEAEGFVIERDGSPLSYRLPADQVYEDRRVRLTDVDGDGSPEALIIRADLTQGASLALYTIKGDEIELMAESEPIGQRNRWLNPVGIADFSGSGEPLIAAVVTPHLSGSLRFYRIEGKGLVNLGGIDGVTNHINGSRDLDLSHVADLDGDGSMEIVLPSLDRTRLVAVSFRQGRAKIETEWQVPSPIQRMITAGDGTVKLELANGQRSTVNLQK from the coding sequence ATGACTGCAGGCTTCGTTTCCGCCCAAGATATGAGCAGACTGCCTGATGGTGAGATAACCCGCTTTGGCAGCTATTCCGCATGGCTGGTTGGTCCGACAGATATCTATCGCCATGCGGCTCTGGGGGACGCCATTGAGGCGGAAGGCTTCGTCATCGAGCGAGACGGATCGCCTCTCTCCTATCGGCTACCGGCGGATCAGGTCTATGAAGATCGGCGTGTTCGGCTGACCGATGTGGATGGCGATGGCAGTCCGGAAGCCTTGATCATTCGGGCCGATCTGACACAGGGCGCGTCCCTTGCCCTATACACAATCAAGGGAGACGAGATCGAGTTGATGGCGGAAAGTGAGCCTATCGGCCAGAGGAACCGCTGGCTCAATCCCGTCGGCATTGCCGACTTCAGCGGCTCAGGCGAGCCGCTCATCGCCGCAGTTGTCACGCCCCATCTGAGCGGATCGCTGCGCTTCTATCGCATCGAGGGCAAAGGGCTGGTCAATCTGGGCGGCATTGACGGTGTGACAAACCACATCAATGGTAGTCGGGATCTGGACCTCTCGCATGTTGCAGACCTGGACGGCGACGGCAGCATGGAGATCGTTCTGCCCTCGCTGGACAGGACGCGGTTGGTCGCAGTTTCCTTTCGCCAAGGACGCGCCAAAATCGAGACGGAATGGCAGGTGCCCTCGCCCATCCAACGAATGATCACGGCCGGCGACGGCACAGTCAAACTTGAATTGGCGAACGGCCAAAGATCGACTGTTAACCTGCAAAAATGA
- a CDS encoding ferredoxin--NADP reductase, which translates to MNAPVKTDNAELIVPEGVYAETVLSVTHYTDHLFRFRMTRPAGFRFRSGEFAMIGLMVEGKPIYRAYSIASPSWDEELEFFSIKVPNGPLTQHLQRIQPGDKVLMRKKPTGTLVLDALTPGKRLYMFSTGTGIAPFASLIRDPETYEKFEEVILTHTCRDVAELKYGFDLIEEIKNHEFLAEVVGDKLKHYATVTREDYPFKGRITDLIENGKMFTDLGVPALDPAIDRGMICGSTAMLKDTKELLEKAGLTEGANNKPAEFVIERAFVG; encoded by the coding sequence ATGAATGCTCCTGTGAAGACCGACAATGCCGAACTGATCGTGCCCGAGGGCGTCTATGCCGAAACGGTTCTGAGCGTTACCCATTACACCGACCATCTTTTCCGCTTCCGCATGACCCGTCCGGCCGGATTCCGCTTCCGCTCCGGCGAGTTCGCAATGATCGGCCTGATGGTCGAGGGCAAGCCGATTTACCGCGCCTATTCGATCGCAAGCCCGTCCTGGGACGAGGAACTCGAGTTCTTCTCGATCAAGGTGCCGAACGGCCCGTTGACCCAGCACCTGCAGCGCATCCAGCCGGGTGACAAGGTGCTGATGCGCAAGAAGCCGACCGGAACGCTGGTGCTCGATGCTCTGACACCCGGCAAGCGCCTCTACATGTTTTCGACCGGCACCGGCATTGCACCCTTCGCAAGCCTGATCCGCGATCCTGAGACCTACGAGAAGTTCGAGGAAGTGATCCTCACCCATACCTGCCGCGACGTCGCCGAACTGAAATACGGCTTCGACCTCATCGAGGAAATCAAGAACCACGAATTCCTGGCAGAGGTGGTCGGCGACAAGCTGAAGCACTACGCAACGGTCACCCGCGAAGATTACCCCTTCAAGGGCCGCATCACCGACCTGATCGAGAACGGCAAGATGTTTACCGATCTCGGCGTCCCGGCACTCGATCCGGCCATCGATCGCGGCATGATCTGCGGTTCGACTGCCATGCTGAAGGACACCAAGGAACTCCTGGAAAAGGCGGGTCTCACCGAAGGTGCCAACAACAAGCCGGCGGAATTCGTCATCGAACGCGCCTTCGTTGGCTGA
- a CDS encoding DUF934 domain-containing protein — translation MTKIWKETGFVVGDSWVTETEERKAGEGEKAILSLEAFVEAAGETNDVGLGVLIAPADDVTKLEPYLDRIALIAVAFPAFNDGRGFSHATLLRERLGYTGELRAVGDVLIDQVPLMLRTGFDSFAVTNPVAQRRLAENCLTGVAQRYQPTARDSEEVGGFSWRRLGSTGA, via the coding sequence ATGACCAAGATCTGGAAAGAAACCGGTTTCGTTGTTGGCGATAGCTGGGTGACCGAAACGGAAGAGCGCAAGGCAGGCGAGGGGGAGAAGGCCATTCTATCGCTGGAAGCCTTCGTCGAAGCCGCTGGCGAAACCAACGACGTCGGCCTCGGCGTGCTGATCGCACCGGCGGACGACGTGACGAAGCTCGAGCCGTATCTAGACCGCATCGCGCTGATCGCCGTCGCCTTCCCGGCCTTCAACGACGGTCGAGGCTTCAGCCATGCAACGCTGCTCCGCGAACGTCTGGGTTATACCGGCGAGTTGCGCGCCGTCGGTGATGTGCTGATCGACCAGGTGCCGCTGATGCTGCGCACCGGCTTCGACAGTTTCGCAGTCACCAATCCGGTCGCCCAGCGCCGTCTAGCCGAAAACTGTCTCACGGGCGTTGCCCAGCGTTACCAGCCGACGGCTCGGGATTCCGAGGAAGTTGGCGGCTTCAGCTGGCGTCGCCTCGGCTCCACCGGCGCCTGA
- a CDS encoding nitrite/sulfite reductase, with protein MYRYDEFDHAFVSARVEQFRDQVARRLSGELAEDAFKPLRLMNGVYLQLHAYMLRVAIPYGTLNSRQMRMLAHIARKYDRGYGHFTTRQNIQYNWPKLSDTPAILEDLASVEMHAIQTSGNCIRNVTADHFAGAAADEVADPRPYAEILRQWSSLHPEFSFLPRKFKIAVTGAEKDRAAIQVHDIGLHLKKNEAGELGFAVYVGGGQGRTPLIAKKIRDFLPEADLLTYITAIVRVYNLHGRRDNKYKARIKILVHETGVEELTRQVEAEFDQIRDGELKLPEGDIRAIETYFAPPALTDRPDGWEALARAQKADPAFAAWVKQNVQAHRHPDYGMVTISLKPIGGTPGDASDSQMDLVADLAERYAFDEIRVSHEQNLILPHVARGDLYPLYQALEKAGLATANSNLITDMIACPGLDYCALANARSIPVAQEISTRFGSLERQQEIGELKIKISGCINACGHHHVGHIGLLGVEKKGAELYQITLGGSGDENSSIGEIIGRGFEPEKVTDAVETIVDTYLGLRLDPKETFLEAYRRVGPKPFKDALYGAAPVEAA; from the coding sequence ATGTATCGTTATGACGAATTCGACCACGCTTTTGTGTCGGCCCGCGTAGAACAGTTCCGCGACCAGGTGGCTCGCCGCCTGTCGGGTGAGCTTGCCGAAGACGCATTCAAGCCGCTGCGCCTGATGAACGGCGTCTATCTCCAGCTGCATGCATATATGCTGCGCGTCGCCATTCCCTATGGCACGCTGAATTCCAGGCAGATGCGCATGCTGGCGCATATCGCCCGCAAGTACGACCGCGGCTATGGTCACTTCACCACCCGCCAGAACATCCAGTACAACTGGCCGAAGCTCTCGGACACGCCGGCCATTCTGGAGGATCTCGCAAGCGTCGAGATGCACGCCATCCAGACGTCCGGCAATTGCATTCGCAATGTGACCGCCGACCATTTCGCTGGTGCTGCCGCCGACGAAGTCGCCGACCCGCGCCCCTATGCCGAGATCCTGCGCCAGTGGTCCTCGCTGCATCCGGAATTCTCCTTCCTGCCACGCAAGTTCAAGATCGCCGTGACGGGTGCCGAAAAGGACCGTGCCGCGATCCAGGTGCATGACATCGGCCTGCATCTGAAGAAGAACGAAGCGGGCGAACTCGGCTTTGCCGTCTATGTCGGCGGTGGCCAGGGCCGCACGCCGCTGATCGCCAAGAAGATCCGCGACTTCCTGCCGGAGGCCGATCTTCTGACCTACATCACCGCGATCGTGCGCGTGTACAACCTGCACGGCCGTCGCGATAACAAATACAAGGCGCGCATCAAGATCCTCGTTCACGAAACAGGTGTTGAAGAACTGACGCGTCAGGTCGAAGCCGAATTCGACCAGATCCGTGACGGCGAATTGAAGCTGCCGGAAGGCGATATCCGCGCCATCGAAACCTATTTCGCCCCGCCGGCGCTGACAGACCGTCCGGATGGCTGGGAAGCACTCGCCCGCGCCCAGAAGGCGGATCCGGCCTTTGCCGCCTGGGTCAAGCAGAACGTTCAGGCGCATCGCCATCCCGATTACGGCATGGTCACGATCTCGTTGAAGCCGATCGGCGGCACGCCGGGTGATGCCTCCGACTCCCAGATGGATCTGGTCGCCGACCTCGCCGAGCGTTACGCCTTCGATGAGATCCGCGTCAGCCACGAGCAGAACCTGATCCTGCCGCATGTTGCCAGAGGTGATCTCTATCCGCTCTACCAGGCACTCGAAAAGGCAGGCCTCGCCACGGCCAACTCCAACCTGATCACTGACATGATCGCCTGTCCCGGCTTGGACTATTGCGCGCTGGCCAATGCACGTTCCATTCCGGTCGCGCAGGAAATCTCGACCCGCTTCGGCTCGCTGGAGCGACAGCAGGAAATCGGTGAACTGAAGATCAAGATCTCAGGCTGCATCAATGCCTGCGGCCACCACCATGTCGGCCATATTGGCCTTCTGGGTGTCGAGAAAAAGGGAGCCGAACTGTACCAGATCACGCTTGGCGGCTCCGGCGACGAGAACTCCTCGATCGGCGAAATCATCGGCCGCGGCTTCGAGCCGGAGAAGGTAACCGACGCCGTCGAGACGATCGTCGATACCTATCTCGGCCTGCGCCTCGATCCGAAGGAAACCTTCCTCGAAGCCTATCGTCGTGTTGGTCCGAAGCCGTTCAAGGACGCGCTCTATGGCGCAGCCCCAGTTGAAGCCGCGTGA
- a CDS encoding DUF2849 domain-containing protein — translation MVDKVLTANRLTDGIAVWLDANGQWTERLQEAFIARHAEAVEALETAGKQAFASNLVVDVNVIEIEEKDGKLRPLRLRERIRAEGPTIAYAEGHGYADPAFIAA, via the coding sequence ATGGTAGACAAGGTTCTGACCGCAAACCGCCTGACCGACGGCATCGCCGTCTGGCTCGACGCAAATGGCCAGTGGACCGAGCGTCTGCAGGAGGCCTTCATTGCCCGCCATGCCGAGGCTGTCGAAGCGCTGGAAACCGCCGGCAAGCAGGCCTTTGCCAGCAATCTCGTTGTCGATGTGAACGTCATCGAGATCGAGGAGAAAGACGGCAAGCTGCGCCCCTTGCGCCTGCGGGAACGTATCCGGGCGGAAGGCCCGACCATTGCTTATGCCGAGGGTCACGGTTATGCCGACCCGGCATTCATCGCGGCTTGA
- the cysG gene encoding siroheme synthase CysG yields MVQQDKQLSVFPAFFKVENEVTAVFGNGDEAYAKARLLKNTEARIIAYADAPEDDYAAFLAQHGIEQVALPFEPSQVDGARLVFAATGEGALDREIVAAARAARIPANAVDQPDYCDFYTPALVNRAPIAVAIGTEGVGPVLAQMIRADIDRLLPRSLGKLGRLANSYRRAVDRLVPRGAPRRLFWRDFFKGKVADHVESDEISLARREATRILKGVAADRVEGRVFLVGAGPGAEDLLTLRAHRLMMECDVIVYDALVPREVVDMGRRDAERIPVGKRKGCHSKSQSEINALLIELGHAGKRVVRLKSGDPLVFGRAGEEMAALRDAGIAYEIVPGVTSALAAAADFELPLTLRGVSSSLVFTTGHDLQGNVLPDWARLALSGATVAVYMGRTVAASVAERLMAGGLAEDTTVAVVENAGRRDSRLLHGTLKELPGLEARTELTGPVMVIIGDAVAGADFSRSEPLGARVTAELETQRN; encoded by the coding sequence ATGGTGCAGCAGGACAAACAGCTTTCGGTCTTTCCGGCCTTCTTCAAGGTCGAGAATGAGGTTACCGCCGTTTTCGGAAACGGCGACGAGGCCTATGCGAAGGCGCGCCTGCTGAAAAACACCGAAGCCCGCATCATTGCCTATGCCGATGCCCCGGAAGATGACTACGCTGCCTTCCTCGCCCAGCACGGCATCGAACAGGTGGCTTTGCCCTTCGAGCCCTCGCAGGTTGACGGTGCGCGCCTGGTTTTTGCTGCAACGGGTGAGGGCGCTCTCGACCGCGAGATCGTGGCCGCCGCCCGCGCTGCCCGCATTCCCGCCAATGCCGTCGACCAGCCCGACTACTGCGATTTCTATACGCCCGCCCTCGTCAACCGCGCACCAATTGCGGTCGCTATCGGCACCGAAGGCGTAGGCCCGGTTCTCGCGCAAATGATCCGTGCCGACATCGACCGTCTCCTGCCGCGTTCGCTTGGCAAGCTCGGTCGCCTCGCCAATTCCTATCGGCGCGCCGTCGATCGCCTCGTGCCGCGCGGTGCGCCGCGCCGGCTGTTCTGGCGCGATTTCTTCAAGGGCAAGGTCGCCGACCACGTCGAATCCGACGAGATCAGCCTCGCCCGCCGTGAGGCGACACGTATTCTGAAGGGTGTCGCTGCCGACCGCGTCGAGGGCCGCGTGTTTCTCGTCGGTGCAGGCCCGGGTGCCGAAGATCTGCTGACGCTCCGCGCCCATCGCCTGATGATGGAATGCGACGTAATCGTCTACGATGCGCTGGTGCCGCGCGAAGTGGTCGACATGGGTCGCCGCGATGCCGAGCGCATCCCGGTCGGCAAGCGCAAGGGCTGCCATTCGAAGTCGCAAAGCGAAATCAACGCACTCCTCATCGAACTCGGCCATGCCGGAAAGCGCGTCGTCCGCCTGAAGTCCGGCGATCCATTGGTCTTCGGTCGTGCCGGTGAGGAGATGGCTGCCCTTCGTGACGCGGGCATTGCCTATGAGATCGTGCCGGGCGTTACCTCGGCACTCGCTGCCGCCGCTGATTTCGAACTGCCGCTGACGCTCCGCGGCGTGTCCTCGTCGCTGGTTTTCACGACCGGCCATGATCTTCAGGGCAATGTGCTGCCGGATTGGGCGCGTCTCGCGCTCTCAGGTGCCACCGTCGCCGTCTACATGGGTCGCACAGTGGCGGCCTCGGTCGCCGAACGGCTGATGGCAGGCGGGCTCGCTGAGGACACGACGGTCGCCGTCGTCGAAAATGCTGGACGCCGCGACAGCCGCCTGCTGCATGGCACATTGAAGGAATTGCCAGGCCTGGAGGCTCGCACCGAGCTCACGGGTCCGGTCATGGTCATCATCGGCGACGCCGTCGCCGGCGCCGATTTCAGCCGCTCCGAACCTTTGGGCGCGCGCGTGACGGCTGAACTGGAAACGCAGAGGAATTGA
- a CDS encoding deaminase, with amino-acid sequence MTTPELTRRLLDVIEHDILPLTAKGVAAGNKVFGAAILRKSDLSLVLAETNNELENPLWHGEVHTLKRFYERGERPDTKDLIFLSTHEPCTMCMSAITWAGFDNFYYFFSHEDSRDAFAIPHDLKILKEVFGLEPGGYRRQNAFWLSHAMIEMVASANDADRPALFEQVSRIKAEYDLLSETYQSSKGDNDIPLN; translated from the coding sequence TTGACCACACCGGAGCTCACCCGTCGCCTTCTCGACGTGATCGAACATGACATCCTGCCGCTGACGGCCAAAGGTGTCGCAGCCGGCAACAAGGTTTTCGGCGCCGCGATCCTCAGGAAGTCGGACCTGTCTCTCGTTCTCGCCGAGACCAACAATGAACTCGAGAACCCGCTCTGGCACGGCGAGGTGCATACGCTCAAACGCTTTTACGAACGGGGCGAGCGGCCTGATACCAAGGACCTGATCTTTCTCTCGACCCATGAACCCTGCACGATGTGCATGTCGGCGATCACCTGGGCCGGCTTCGACAATTTCTACTACTTCTTCAGCCATGAAGACAGCCGCGACGCCTTTGCCATCCCGCATGATCTGAAGATCCTGAAGGAGGTTTTCGGCCTCGAACCCGGTGGCTATCGGCGGCAGAACGCCTTCTGGCTAAGCCATGCGATGATCGAAATGGTGGCCTCCGCCAACGATGCCGATCGCCCTGCCCTTTTTGAACAGGTGAGCCGCATCAAGGCGGAATATGACCTGTTGTCGGAAACCTACCAGTCGTCCAAGGGCGACAATGACATTCCGCTCAACTGA
- the mazG gene encoding nucleoside triphosphate pyrophosphohydrolase → MEASTDINRLLEIMAALRQPETGCPWDIVQTFETIKPYTIEEAYEVADAIERKDPDDLCEELGDLLLQVVFHARIAEEQGLFSFGDVVEAISRKMIRRHPHVFARSDADTPEAVKAQWDTIKQQEKAERLARRAARGSAADPDTGYLGSVQRSFPALTEALKLQERAAKVGFDWSEAAPILDKIEEEIGELREALAGNEPDKVKDELGDLIFALVNIGRHVGAEPEQALRGTNTKFRNRFSYIETSLHASGETLEAAPLERMEELWQAAKGIQRQIG, encoded by the coding sequence ATGGAAGCCTCCACCGACATCAACCGCCTGCTCGAGATCATGGCGGCGCTGCGCCAGCCCGAGACGGGCTGCCCCTGGGACATCGTCCAGACCTTCGAGACGATCAAGCCCTATACGATCGAGGAGGCCTATGAGGTGGCGGATGCCATCGAGCGCAAGGATCCGGATGATCTCTGCGAGGAGCTGGGCGATCTCTTGCTGCAGGTAGTCTTTCATGCGCGGATCGCGGAGGAACAGGGTCTGTTCTCCTTCGGCGACGTGGTCGAGGCGATCAGCCGAAAGATGATCCGTCGTCATCCGCATGTCTTCGCCCGCTCGGATGCCGATACGCCGGAAGCCGTGAAGGCGCAGTGGGACACGATCAAGCAACAGGAGAAGGCGGAACGGCTCGCACGCCGCGCTGCCCGTGGATCGGCTGCCGATCCCGACACCGGCTATCTCGGCTCGGTGCAGCGCTCCTTTCCTGCGCTGACAGAGGCATTGAAACTGCAGGAGCGGGCAGCCAAGGTCGGCTTCGACTGGTCGGAGGCTGCCCCCATCCTCGACAAGATCGAGGAGGAGATCGGCGAATTGCGCGAGGCGCTGGCCGGGAACGAGCCGGACAAGGTCAAGGACGAACTCGGCGACCTGATCTTCGCATTGGTCAATATCGGCCGGCATGTGGGGGCGGAGCCGGAACAGGCCCTGCGTGGGACGAATACGAAGTTTCGCAATCGTTTCAGCTATATAGAAACATCTCTTCATGCATCAGGCGAGACGCTGGAAGCAGCTCCGCTCGAACGGATGGAAGAGCTCTGGCAGGCGGCAAAAGGCATCCAGCGGCAAATTGGTTGA
- a CDS encoding FAD-dependent oxidoreductase: MKLTGLDVAIAGAGVGGLALGTMLARFGASVTLYDQMDAPRPVGSGFVLQPTGAQILAAMGLLDIVAARGRRIDRMVGRLKDGGKPVLDVRYRSGEFGIAVQRVALFDTLFEAARAAGVTFEASARVRGVEPGQRARLVFQDGVRSLPADLVIDAMGANSPIGSRPDSELSYGALWATVPFPDGGPFQENLLEQRYDRASLMAGVLPVGTAREGAPAMATFFWSLRTADHPEWVKAGRDAWLEAVAKLWPAALPLAAVAEPVHARYRHQTRPPVIGRHVVRIGDAWHATSPQLGQGANMALLDAASLTSALVDAEDVEAAIARHLRQRQMHVRSYQFLSRVLTPFYQSDSRLLPALRDHLIAPVTTLPGVRSIISTLVTGDLLDPVGRLRLSETFGRDAEARSHS, encoded by the coding sequence ATGAAGCTCACGGGACTTGATGTTGCCATTGCAGGTGCTGGCGTCGGGGGATTGGCGCTCGGCACCATGCTCGCCCGGTTCGGCGCCTCCGTGACACTTTACGACCAGATGGATGCGCCCCGTCCAGTTGGCTCCGGTTTCGTGCTGCAGCCGACGGGGGCTCAGATTCTTGCGGCCATGGGGCTTCTCGATATAGTCGCCGCACGCGGGCGACGCATCGACCGGATGGTCGGACGCTTGAAAGACGGCGGCAAGCCGGTGCTCGACGTGCGCTACCGGTCGGGCGAGTTCGGGATCGCTGTCCAGCGGGTGGCGCTGTTCGACACCTTGTTTGAGGCGGCGCGCGCGGCCGGCGTGACTTTCGAGGCATCGGCGCGGGTCCGCGGCGTTGAACCGGGGCAACGTGCCCGCCTTGTCTTTCAGGACGGTGTGCGTTCATTGCCGGCAGATCTTGTGATCGATGCCATGGGTGCCAATTCCCCGATCGGCAGTCGCCCGGATAGCGAACTCAGTTATGGCGCACTCTGGGCCACGGTGCCCTTCCCCGATGGCGGGCCATTCCAAGAGAACCTGCTCGAACAGCGCTACGACCGTGCCTCGCTGATGGCAGGTGTACTGCCGGTCGGGACCGCCCGCGAAGGGGCGCCCGCCATGGCGACCTTCTTCTGGAGCCTGCGAACGGCTGACCATCCCGAATGGGTCAAGGCTGGACGCGACGCTTGGCTGGAGGCGGTGGCCAAGCTCTGGCCCGCTGCGCTTCCGCTCGCTGCCGTCGCGGAGCCGGTTCATGCCCGCTATCGCCACCAGACGCGCCCGCCGGTGATCGGGCGGCATGTCGTGAGGATCGGTGATGCCTGGCATGCGACAAGCCCACAGCTCGGCCAGGGCGCGAACATGGCGCTGCTTGACGCTGCATCGCTCACCTCCGCACTGGTTGATGCAGAGGACGTCGAAGCGGCGATCGCACGGCATCTGCGGCAAAGGCAGATGCATGTGCGCAGCTACCAGTTCCTCAGTCGGGTGCTGACGCCCTTCTACCAATCGGACAGCCGCCTGCTGCCTGCCTTGCGGGATCATCTGATCGCGCCAGTGACGACTTTGCCGGGCGTGCGATCCATCATCTCGACGCTTGTGACGGGCGATCTTCTCGACCCCGTCGGTCGGCTGCGGCTCTCCGAGACATTCGGGCGCGACGCAGAGGCCCGGTCGCACTCGTAA